The Glandiceps talaboti chromosome 19, keGlaTala1.1, whole genome shotgun sequence genome contains a region encoding:
- the LOC144450388 gene encoding indolethylamine N-methyltransferase-like: MMMATTKGVPAKGDLKPFDVFPTSGDYLDRFYSTLEGAPEEAGLNEFMFKHLNRVFYKEGLSGKRLIDIGTGPCICNLAPACTNFDEIILSDYASDNRESLRQWIDNEHGAFDWKPFIKYMCELEGHSKVEEREKRLRTTIKDVLYCDVHQTNPVAPQTLPPFDCVTSAYCLESTCRTKEQWIQALRNVGCLLKNGGTLVHLALPLRYYIVDGKKYDGFTADKDFFKSAMVDAGFTNIDIQFMNNSVNTSTEIDYDFSFFAKATKK; this comes from the exons ATGATGATGGCAACCACCAAAGGAGTACCGGCAAAGGGTGACTTGAAACCGTTCGATGTATTTCCAACATCCGGCGATTATCTTGATCGATTTTATTCGACGTTAGAGGGCGCGCCAGAAGAAGCTGGACTCAACGAATTCATGTTTAAACACCTTAATAGGGTATTCTATAAAG AGGGTTTGTCTGGTAAGCGTTTAATCGACATTGGTACAGGTCCCTGCATATGTAATCTTGCACCAGCATGTACCAACTTTGATGAAATCATCTTGTCTGACTATGCAAGTGATAATAGGGAATCTCTACGTCAATGGATTGATAATGAACATGGTGCCTTCGACTGGAAACCATTTATCAAGTATATGTGTGAATTGGAGGGACATAG CAAAGTTGAGGAACGAGAGAAGAGACTACGAACAACCATCAAAGACGTCCTGTACTGCGATGTTCACCAAACGAACCCCGTCGCTCCACAGACCCTGCCTCCATTCGACTGTGTCACATCAGCTTACTGTCTCGAATCCACGTGTAGAACGAAAGAACAATGGATACAGGCTCTACGCAATGTTGGATGTCTACTGAAAAATGGCGGGACGCTGGTACATCTAGCTCTGCCCCTACGGTATTATATCGTTGATGGTAAGAAGTATGATGGATTCACTGCTGACAAGGACTTCTTCAAGTCAGCGATGGTCGATGCTGGATTTACTAATATTGACATACAATTTATGAATAATAGCGTCAACACGTCGACAGAAATTGACTACGATTTTTCATTCTTTGCAAAAGCAACGAAAAAGTAA